A single genomic interval of Chitinophaga sp. 180180018-3 harbors:
- the tatA gene encoding twin-arginine translocase TatA/TatE family subunit yields MTTSFLNIPLLFLQEIGIKELLLIALVVLLLFGGKKIPELMRGLGSGIREFKDAKDEPAKKGTKAADASDANS; encoded by the coding sequence ATGACAACATCTTTTCTGAATATCCCGCTTTTGTTTTTGCAGGAAATAGGTATCAAGGAATTACTGCTGATTGCGCTGGTAGTATTATTGCTGTTTGGTGGTAAGAAAATCCCTGAGCTGATGCGTGGTTTGGGTAGCGGCATACGTGAATTTAAAGATGCCAAAGATGAACCAGCAAAAAAAGGAACTAAAGCAGCTGATGCGTCAGACGCGAATAGCTAA
- a CDS encoding DUF5690 family protein, with amino-acid sequence MLNIPWIQKRLKNAHHFTFSLYAALVAFGTYSCMYAFRKPFTAGIFEGVTFLGIDYKIWLVITQTIGYACSKFYGIRFIAEMKGNRRAQSIIMLILIAWIALLLFAVVPAPYNICFLFLNGFPLGMIWGLVFSYLEGRRSTEFMGAVLSVSFIFSSGFVKSVGKMTVVDWHLSEFWMPFVTGLVFIGPILIFILLLEQIPPPSAEDEQMRTRRAPMNRQERRSFLHTFLPGLILLIASYVLLTVLRDMRDNFAADIWKDLGFGSQAQIFTQTEIPISLAIILIMSLLVFVKNNFHAFMLNHIIVIMGFITALVSTLLFKQHRLDPIWWMTLTGLGLYMGYIPFNCIFFERLIAVFKYVSNVGFIIYVADSFGYLGSVLVMLAKNFSGMNLSWSQFFSNAVLGVCLTGIVMMIVSAWYFKRKYESVNNKSTSGTGNHGVSLAA; translated from the coding sequence ATGCTGAATATTCCCTGGATACAGAAGCGGCTGAAAAATGCGCATCATTTTACCTTTTCACTATATGCGGCACTGGTGGCTTTTGGCACCTATTCCTGCATGTATGCCTTCCGTAAGCCGTTTACAGCCGGTATTTTTGAGGGAGTTACTTTTCTGGGGATCGATTATAAGATATGGCTGGTGATTACACAAACAATTGGGTATGCCTGCAGTAAATTCTATGGGATACGTTTTATTGCTGAGATGAAAGGGAACCGGCGCGCACAAAGCATTATAATGCTCATCCTGATTGCGTGGATCGCATTGTTGCTTTTTGCTGTGGTGCCAGCGCCCTATAATATATGCTTTCTTTTCCTGAACGGGTTTCCGCTGGGAATGATCTGGGGGCTTGTATTCAGCTACCTGGAAGGCCGTCGTAGTACGGAATTCATGGGGGCAGTGCTGTCTGTCAGCTTTATTTTTTCCTCCGGTTTTGTGAAATCAGTAGGTAAGATGACGGTGGTCGACTGGCACCTGTCGGAGTTCTGGATGCCATTTGTTACCGGCCTCGTGTTTATCGGGCCTATACTCATATTTATTTTGTTGCTGGAGCAGATCCCGCCGCCATCTGCAGAAGATGAGCAAATGAGAACGCGCAGGGCGCCGATGAACAGGCAGGAGAGGAGAAGTTTCCTGCATACATTCCTGCCGGGTTTAATACTGTTGATCGCCAGCTATGTGTTGCTGACGGTGCTCCGGGATATGAGAGATAATTTCGCAGCGGATATCTGGAAAGACCTGGGCTTCGGTTCCCAGGCACAGATTTTCACCCAAACAGAAATTCCTATCTCCCTGGCTATTATCCTTATTATGAGCCTGCTGGTATTTGTAAAGAACAACTTCCATGCTTTTATGCTAAATCATATCATCGTAATCATGGGATTTATTACAGCATTGGTAAGTACGTTGTTATTTAAGCAACATCGTCTGGATCCGATATGGTGGATGACGCTGACGGGTTTGGGCCTTTATATGGGCTATATTCCCTTTAATTGCATCTTTTTTGAACGGTTGATTGCAGTATTCAAATATGTCAGCAACGTAGGCTTTATTATTTATGTGGCAGACTCTTTTGGCTATCTGGGAAGTGTGCTGGTGATGTTGGCCAAGAATTTCAGCGGGATGAATCTTTCCTGGAGTCAGTTCTTCTCCAATGCAGTACTGGGCGTTTGCCTCACTGGTATTGTGATGATGATAGTATCCGCCTGGTACTTTAAAAGAAAGTATGAATCAGTGAACAATAAAAGCACCTCGGGAACAGGAAACCACGGAGTGTCATTAGCCGCCTGA